A single genomic interval of Novosphingobium ginsenosidimutans harbors:
- a CDS encoding DUF3147 family protein, translating into MDWGQLALKALLSGALIAAASELARRSPGWGGLIASLPLVSTLAMIWLWRDTGDGARIASFALSSTLYVLASLPAFVVIATVLRKGVAFPLALTAFVVTGWLGYWLMQVAGRRWGWPV; encoded by the coding sequence ATGGATTGGGGGCAGCTGGCGCTGAAAGCGCTGCTTTCCGGCGCGCTGATCGCCGCTGCCTCCGAACTGGCCCGCCGCAGCCCCGGCTGGGGCGGGCTGATCGCCAGCCTGCCGCTGGTTTCGACCCTGGCGATGATCTGGCTGTGGCGCGATACGGGCGACGGCGCCCGGATCGCAAGCTTCGCGCTTTCCTCCACACTCTATGTGCTGGCCTCGTTGCCGGCCTTTGTCGTGATCGCCACCGTGCTGCGCAAGGGTGTGGCCTTCCCGCTGGCCCTTACCGCCTTCGTGGTGACCGGCTGGCTGGGTTACTGGCTGATGCAAGTCGCCGGCCGCCGTTGGGGCTGGCCAGTCTAG
- a CDS encoding (deoxy)nucleoside triphosphate pyrophosphohydrolase has protein sequence MQNNPTIIPVVAAALIAANGRILLHQRKLDGALGGLWEFPGGKVEPGENPDSALVRELAEELGVAVDPADLVYLASASEPGNPHVILLYTCRVWAGEPVCLAGEAIAWVAPQDLLAHEMPPLDVPLAQALISSI, from the coding sequence GTGCAAAATAATCCGACAATCATTCCGGTGGTGGCGGCCGCTCTGATTGCCGCCAATGGCCGGATACTGCTGCACCAGCGCAAGCTGGATGGAGCGCTTGGCGGGCTATGGGAGTTTCCGGGAGGCAAGGTGGAACCGGGGGAAAACCCTGATTCGGCGCTGGTTCGCGAACTGGCAGAGGAACTGGGCGTGGCCGTCGATCCGGCGGATCTTGTCTATCTCGCCAGCGCCAGCGAGCCCGGCAATCCACATGTCATTCTGCTTTACACTTGCCGCGTCTGGGCCGGAGAACCGGTCTGTCTGGCTGGGGAGGCCATAGCCTGGGTAGCCCCGCAGGACCTGCTGGCGCATGAAATGCCGCCGCTCGACGTGCCGCTGGCACAGGCACTGATTTCGTCGATTTAG
- a CDS encoding Flp family type IVb pilin, with amino-acid sequence MKNKLLINLIRDERGTSAVEMGLIVGLVVIAMFSALQRFADANMEVWTTVNTKVAASNEAATGG; translated from the coding sequence ATGAAGAACAAACTCCTCATAAACCTGATCCGTGACGAACGGGGCACGTCGGCCGTTGAAATGGGGCTGATCGTGGGACTGGTCGTGATTGCCATGTTTAGTGCTCTGCAAAGATTTGCCGACGCCAACATGGAAGTCTGGACCACTGTCAACACTAAGGTTGCTGCTTCCAACGAGGCTGCGACCGGCGGTTAA
- a CDS encoding S-adenosyl-L-homocysteine hydrolase yields MGIAKGIAAAAAVLGMLASVPAEANSATQAEKLRRLDIMLMVTGLRCRNTPDNFQADYQRFTTKHILALNGAARQLQWQLSARVGPAQAARALDKLSVTMANTYGQGHPWLSCAELKVAARSLAQAEGPAVLAEAADQLLASNGSARFAWAR; encoded by the coding sequence ATGGGGATCGCAAAGGGAATCGCTGCGGCTGCGGCCGTACTTGGGATGCTGGCATCGGTGCCTGCCGAGGCCAATTCAGCAACGCAGGCGGAAAAACTGCGACGGCTGGACATTATGCTGATGGTAACGGGGCTACGCTGCCGCAACACGCCGGACAATTTTCAGGCCGACTATCAGCGCTTCACCACCAAGCATATTCTGGCATTGAATGGCGCTGCGCGCCAATTGCAGTGGCAGCTATCGGCTCGGGTCGGCCCGGCCCAGGCTGCTCGTGCGCTCGACAAGCTGAGCGTGACGATGGCCAACACTTATGGCCAGGGGCACCCGTGGCTGAGCTGTGCCGAACTAAAGGTCGCAGCCCGCAGCCTGGCGCAGGCTGAGGGGCCGGCGGTTCTGGCCGAAGCGGCGGATCAGTTGCTGGCCAGCAACGGCTCAGCCCGCTTTGCCTGGGCGCGTTGA
- a CDS encoding tyrosine recombinase, translated as MRALSAAVEAFLAMLAAERGAAANTLAAYRRDLETAEEIIGPLSGATRDDLARLAGAWVKLAPSSLARKCSALRQCFGFLVDEGWRGDDPSPALPRPRTRRPLPRILGHGDVEALFATAEAEAASDRPEAVRLLTLLELLYGSGLRASELVSLPLNAVPRDAPFLTVTGKGGQQRMVPVSGRARQALSRWLALRGDKGRLLFPSTGKSGHLTRVRLFQLLRALALRAGLDPERVSPHVLRHAFATHLLEGGADLRVLQTLLGHADIATTQIYTHVDSTRLVELVNARHPLAHRRPAG; from the coding sequence ATAAGGGCCCTGTCCGCCGCGGTCGAGGCGTTCCTCGCCATGCTGGCTGCAGAGCGCGGCGCTGCGGCCAATACGCTGGCCGCTTACCGCCGCGATCTTGAGACTGCTGAGGAAATCATTGGCCCGCTTAGCGGAGCGACCCGCGATGATCTCGCCCGGCTGGCTGGAGCCTGGGTGAAGCTGGCACCCTCCAGTCTTGCCCGCAAATGCTCCGCCCTGCGCCAATGCTTCGGCTTCCTGGTCGACGAAGGCTGGCGCGGCGACGATCCTTCACCCGCGCTGCCGCGCCCGCGCACCCGGCGCCCGCTGCCACGCATCCTTGGTCACGGTGACGTCGAGGCGCTATTCGCGACGGCCGAGGCCGAGGCGGCAAGTGACAGGCCGGAGGCCGTGCGGCTGCTCACCTTGCTTGAGCTGCTTTACGGCTCTGGCCTGCGTGCCAGCGAACTTGTTTCCCTGCCGCTCAACGCCGTGCCGCGCGATGCGCCATTCCTGACGGTTACGGGCAAAGGCGGGCAGCAACGGATGGTCCCGGTGAGTGGTCGTGCGCGGCAGGCGCTGTCGCGTTGGCTGGCGCTCCGCGGTGACAAGGGGCGATTGCTGTTTCCCTCGACTGGCAAGAGCGGCCACCTGACGCGGGTTCGCCTGTTTCAGCTGCTGCGCGCCCTTGCCCTGCGCGCGGGGCTCGATCCTGAACGGGTCAGTCCGCACGTGCTGCGCCATGCCTTTGCCACCCACTTGCTGGAAGGCGGAGCTGACCTGCGCGTGCTGCAAACGCTGCTGGGCCATGCCGACATTGCGACGACCCAAATCTACACCCACGTCGACTCCACCCGGTTGGTGGAACTGGTCAACGCACGGCATCCTCTTGCCCATCGCCGCCCGGCGGGCTAG
- a CDS encoding acetyl-CoA carboxylase carboxyltransferase subunit alpha, whose product MISYLEFEKPVATLEARIAELRAAAEGGDVDIAAEIRRLETKSADLLASTYAALTPWQKTQVARHPMRPHFRDFIAGAFTDFVPLGGDRCFGEDHAIIGGLAKLGNRRVVVIGHEKGHDTQSRIKHNFGMGKPEGYRKAIRLMELASRFGLPVVTLVDTSGAFPGVEAEERGQAEAIARSTEACLALGVPMVAAIVGEGGSGGAVALASAERVLMFEHAVYSVISPEGCASILWRTSEKAADAAEAMRVTAQHLLELGVIDRIVKEPVGGAHRDPQQAIAALAKAIGEELDALAKHSPAKLRALREERFLRIGEA is encoded by the coding sequence ATGATTTCCTATCTCGAGTTCGAAAAGCCGGTCGCCACGCTTGAAGCGCGGATTGCCGAACTGCGCGCCGCAGCCGAAGGCGGCGATGTCGATATCGCGGCGGAAATCCGCCGGCTTGAGACAAAGAGCGCGGACCTTTTGGCCAGCACCTATGCTGCGTTGACTCCCTGGCAGAAGACCCAGGTCGCGCGGCACCCCATGCGCCCGCATTTCCGCGATTTCATCGCTGGAGCCTTCACCGATTTTGTCCCTTTGGGCGGGGACCGCTGCTTTGGCGAGGATCACGCGATCATCGGCGGGCTGGCCAAATTGGGGAACCGCCGCGTGGTGGTGATCGGGCACGAGAAGGGCCACGACACCCAGAGCCGGATCAAACACAATTTCGGCATGGGCAAGCCCGAAGGCTATCGCAAGGCGATCCGCCTGATGGAACTGGCCAGCCGGTTCGGCCTGCCGGTGGTCACGCTGGTGGACACCTCGGGCGCCTTCCCGGGCGTTGAGGCCGAAGAGCGCGGCCAAGCCGAGGCAATTGCCCGTTCGACCGAGGCCTGCCTGGCGCTGGGCGTGCCAATGGTGGCGGCGATCGTGGGTGAGGGCGGTTCCGGCGGCGCCGTGGCGCTTGCCAGTGCGGAGCGCGTGCTGATGTTCGAACACGCGGTCTATTCGGTGATCAGTCCGGAAGGTTGTGCTTCAATTCTGTGGCGCACCTCTGAAAAGGCGGCCGATGCGGCGGAAGCGATGCGGGTGACTGCTCAGCATCTGCTCGAACTTGGCGTGATCGACCGGATCGTCAAGGAGCCGGTCGGCGGGGCGCATCGCGATCCGCAGCAGGCGATTGCAGCCCTGGCCAAAGCGATCGGCGAAGAGCTCGATGCTCTTGCCAAGCATAGCCCGGCCAAGCTGCGCGCGCTGCGCGAAGAGCGCTTCCTGCGCATCGGTGAAGCCTGA
- a CDS encoding phospholipase D-like domain-containing protein → MADEPKAQSPSVWRYARASRVHVVIDAAPYFALMQQAFMRARQRIMMIGWDFDTRILLGQGRRWWNRPDKLSQPARLGPFMLWLCKRTRGLEVRVLKWNFGALKFVFRGSMILDLWRWWRSPAIDFKFDSAHPLGCSHHQKIVVIDDRFAVCGGIDMTAGRWDTPEHKEHDLRRRLPFSPRLFGPWHDLTLMVEGDAALALGELGRERWAQAGGKAMEPCRPQVSSPWPSTLKADFNDVEVGIARTRSQWNNVSEVREIEALFLEHIARARHFIYAESQYFAARKIAEAIAKRVAEPDPPEIVLINPISAEGWLEEVAMDGARVRLTHAIEDVDHRNRFRIFIPHNAAGTPIYVHSKTMIVDDEVLRIGSANMNNRSLGLDSECDMFIDAARPGNGHARAGITKLRYALLAEHLGLTRREVEAALERDPSMFNLIENAPRKGKYLEPFALRPLSETERAVADNALLDPERPEELFEPLNKRRGLFRRGSFLRRPRLEV, encoded by the coding sequence GTGGCCGACGAACCCAAAGCCCAGTCCCCTTCCGTTTGGCGTTATGCACGGGCGAGCCGCGTTCACGTGGTCATTGATGCCGCACCCTATTTCGCCCTGATGCAGCAAGCTTTCATGCGCGCGCGCCAACGGATCATGATGATCGGCTGGGATTTCGACACACGAATCTTGCTGGGGCAGGGGCGGCGCTGGTGGAACCGGCCGGATAAGCTTTCGCAGCCGGCGCGGCTCGGCCCCTTCATGCTGTGGCTGTGCAAGCGCACGCGCGGACTGGAAGTGCGGGTGCTGAAATGGAACTTCGGCGCGCTCAAGTTCGTCTTCCGCGGCTCGATGATCCTCGATCTCTGGCGCTGGTGGCGCAGCCCGGCGATCGACTTCAAGTTCGATTCCGCGCATCCGCTTGGCTGCAGTCATCACCAGAAGATCGTGGTGATCGACGATCGCTTTGCCGTCTGCGGAGGGATCGACATGACCGCCGGACGCTGGGACACGCCCGAGCACAAGGAACATGATCTGCGCCGCCGCCTGCCCTTTTCGCCGCGGCTGTTTGGCCCGTGGCACGATCTGACCCTGATGGTTGAGGGCGACGCAGCCCTCGCGCTGGGCGAACTGGGACGGGAACGCTGGGCTCAGGCTGGCGGCAAGGCGATGGAGCCGTGCCGGCCGCAGGTGTCCAGCCCCTGGCCCTCAACGCTCAAGGCTGATTTCAACGATGTCGAGGTGGGCATCGCGCGGACCCGATCGCAGTGGAACAACGTCAGCGAAGTGCGCGAGATCGAGGCGCTGTTTCTTGAGCATATCGCCCGGGCGCGTCATTTCATCTACGCTGAAAGCCAATACTTCGCCGCCCGCAAGATTGCCGAGGCAATTGCCAAGCGCGTGGCCGAACCCGATCCGCCTGAGATCGTGCTGATCAACCCGATCTCTGCCGAAGGCTGGCTGGAGGAGGTAGCGATGGACGGCGCGCGGGTTCGGTTGACCCACGCGATCGAGGATGTCGACCACCGTAACCGCTTCCGCATCTTCATTCCCCATAACGCCGCCGGCACTCCGATCTATGTTCATTCCAAGACGATGATCGTCGACGATGAGGTGCTGCGGATCGGTTCGGCCAACATGAACAACCGTTCGTTGGGACTGGACAGCGAATGCGACATGTTCATCGATGCCGCCCGTCCGGGCAACGGCCATGCGCGTGCCGGTATTACCAAGCTGCGTTACGCCTTGCTGGCCGAGCATCTGGGCCTGACGCGGCGTGAAGTTGAAGCGGCGCTGGAACGCGATCCTTCGATGTTCAACCTGATCGAGAATGCGCCACGCAAGGGCAAGTACCTTGAACCTTTTGCCTTGCGTCCCCTCAGCGAAACGGAGAGAGCAGTCGCAGATAACGCCCTGCTTGATCCGGAGCGGCCCGAAGAACTGTTCGAGCCGCTCAACAAGCGCCGGGGGCTGTTTCGCCGCGGCAGCTTCCTGCGCCGCCCGCGACTGGAGGTGTGA
- a CDS encoding M48 family metalloprotease, which translates to MPSSIRHIALASAGLATILASSACGGGAASAQAVAKPAPVQAISAKDKAEGAKAHPQLLEEFGGAESGPQAAYVETVGKNIAVQSGLSNARGDFTVTLLNSPVNNAFAIPGGYIYTTRQLVSLMNNEAELAAVLGHEVGHVAARHAAKRQSAATKNTIFGVLGAVLAGAVLGNNQVGQALQRTLLQGSQLLTLRYSRGQETESDNLGIDYLRRAGYDPRAMSTVLQSLANQNALDARLMGSSNQVPEWASTHPDPASRVRTALARAGSSATGVTNRDTFLTRIAGMTYGDDPRQGVVDGRRFTHPDLKLAYDAPSGFYMMNGTRAVSINGQSGRGQFTTGPFSGDLDAYVRDAFGALTEQGQQKIDPGQVSRTTINGLPAAYATTRVNTGQSTVEVTVFAYQFGPDQAFHFVTITQPGGTGVFDPMFRSMRRITAAEAAAIKPRKLAVIAARPGDTVQSLASRMAYTDAPLDRFLVLNGLTANSRIVPGQKIKLVTY; encoded by the coding sequence ATGCCTAGCAGTATCAGACACATCGCGCTCGCCTCGGCTGGCCTGGCGACGATCCTGGCTTCGTCGGCATGTGGCGGCGGCGCAGCAAGTGCGCAGGCCGTGGCCAAGCCCGCGCCGGTCCAGGCGATCAGCGCCAAGGACAAGGCCGAAGGGGCCAAGGCGCACCCGCAACTGCTGGAGGAATTTGGCGGTGCCGAGAGCGGACCGCAGGCGGCCTACGTCGAGACCGTTGGCAAGAACATTGCGGTTCAGTCAGGCCTCAGCAATGCGCGCGGGGACTTTACGGTAACGCTGCTCAACTCGCCGGTGAACAACGCCTTCGCCATTCCTGGCGGCTATATCTACACCACGCGTCAGCTCGTTTCGCTGATGAACAACGAGGCGGAACTGGCCGCGGTGCTGGGCCATGAGGTTGGCCACGTCGCCGCACGCCATGCCGCAAAGCGCCAGAGCGCGGCAACCAAGAATACCATCTTCGGCGTGCTCGGTGCCGTGCTGGCAGGTGCTGTCCTGGGCAACAACCAGGTCGGACAGGCGTTGCAGCGCACCCTGCTGCAGGGTTCGCAGCTGCTGACGCTGCGCTATTCACGCGGGCAGGAGACCGAATCCGACAACCTTGGCATCGATTACCTGCGCCGCGCGGGTTATGATCCGCGGGCGATGAGCACGGTGCTACAATCGCTTGCCAATCAGAATGCACTTGATGCGCGGTTGATGGGATCGAGCAATCAGGTGCCCGAATGGGCCTCGACTCACCCGGATCCGGCCTCGCGCGTGCGCACGGCGCTGGCGCGGGCGGGTAGCAGTGCCACGGGTGTAACCAATCGCGACACCTTCCTGACCCGGATCGCCGGCATGACCTATGGCGACGATCCCAGGCAGGGCGTTGTCGATGGACGCCGGTTTACCCATCCGGACCTGAAGCTTGCCTATGATGCGCCAAGCGGGTTTTACATGATGAACGGCACCCGCGCCGTTTCGATCAATGGCCAGTCGGGCCGCGGGCAGTTTACCACCGGGCCGTTCTCGGGCGATCTCGATGCCTATGTGCGCGACGCCTTTGGCGCGCTGACTGAGCAGGGCCAGCAGAAGATCGATCCGGGCCAGGTCAGCCGGACCACGATCAATGGCCTGCCCGCTGCCTATGCGACGACGCGGGTCAACACGGGTCAGTCGACGGTTGAGGTTACCGTCTTCGCCTATCAGTTCGGGCCGGACCAGGCCTTTCACTTCGTGACGATCACCCAGCCAGGCGGGACCGGCGTGTTCGATCCGATGTTCCGATCGATGCGGCGGATCACGGCGGCCGAAGCGGCGGCGATCAAGCCCCGCAAGCTGGCGGTGATCGCGGCGCGACCGGGGGATACGGTCCAGTCGCTGGCCAGCCGCATGGCCTATACCGACGCGCCGCTGGACCGGTTCCTGGTGCTCAACGGCCTGACCGCCAACAGCCGCATCGTTCCTGGTCAGAAGATCAAGCTGGTAACCTACTGA
- the ahcY gene encoding adenosylhomocysteinase — MFRRRPVATAAQTRDYAIADIGLADFGRAEIKIAETEMPGLMALREEFGAAQPLKGARITGSLHMTIQTAVLIETLVALGAEVRWATCNIFSTQDHAAAAIAAAGIPVFAIKGESLADYWDYVGSIFDWDDGTGRTANMILDDGGDATMFALWGARVEAGEDLFEPSNAEEIEFVRALKAFLKRKPGYLTMSVAHIKGVSEETTTGVHRLYQIAKDGKLPFPAINVNDSVTKSKFDNLYGCKESLVDAIRRATDVMLAGKVACVAGFGDVGKGSAASLRQGGARVMVTEIDPICALQAAMEGYEVVTMEEAVKRCDIFVTATGNEDVITAEHMKAMKPMSIVCNIGHFDSEIQIAALDNYKWTEVKPGTDLVEFPDGKQIIVLAKGRLVNLGCATGHPSFVMSASFTNQTLAQIELFTKSEQYKNEVYVLPKHLDEKVAALHLDKLGVQLTKLSEKQAKYIGVPEAGPFKPDHYRY, encoded by the coding sequence ATGTTCAGGAGAAGACCCGTGGCCACTGCCGCCCAGACCCGTGACTATGCCATCGCCGATATCGGCCTTGCCGATTTTGGCCGCGCCGAGATCAAGATCGCTGAAACCGAAATGCCGGGCCTGATGGCGCTGCGCGAGGAATTCGGCGCCGCGCAGCCGCTGAAGGGCGCCCGGATCACCGGTTCTCTGCACATGACGATCCAGACCGCAGTGCTGATCGAGACCCTTGTAGCACTGGGCGCCGAAGTGCGCTGGGCCACCTGCAACATCTTCTCGACCCAGGACCACGCCGCTGCTGCCATCGCCGCAGCCGGCATTCCGGTCTTCGCCATCAAGGGAGAGAGCCTGGCCGATTATTGGGACTATGTCGGCTCGATCTTCGATTGGGACGATGGCACCGGCCGCACCGCCAACATGATCCTGGATGACGGCGGTGATGCCACCATGTTCGCGCTGTGGGGCGCCCGCGTCGAAGCGGGTGAGGACCTGTTCGAACCCAGCAATGCCGAGGAAATCGAATTCGTCCGCGCGCTCAAGGCCTTCCTGAAGCGCAAGCCGGGCTACCTCACCATGTCGGTCGCCCACATCAAGGGCGTTTCGGAAGAAACCACCACCGGCGTCCACCGCCTGTACCAGATCGCCAAGGACGGCAAGCTGCCGTTCCCCGCGATCAATGTGAACGACAGCGTCACCAAGTCGAAGTTCGACAACCTCTATGGCTGCAAGGAATCGCTGGTCGATGCGATCCGCCGCGCCACCGATGTGATGCTGGCCGGCAAGGTCGCCTGCGTCGCCGGCTTCGGCGATGTCGGCAAGGGCTCGGCCGCCTCGCTGCGCCAGGGCGGCGCCCGCGTGATGGTCACCGAAATCGACCCGATCTGCGCGCTCCAGGCGGCCATGGAAGGCTATGAAGTCGTCACCATGGAAGAAGCCGTGAAGCGCTGCGACATCTTCGTCACCGCCACCGGCAACGAAGACGTCATCACGGCCGAGCACATGAAGGCGATGAAGCCGATGAGCATCGTCTGCAACATCGGCCACTTCGACAGCGAGATCCAGATCGCCGCGCTCGACAACTACAAGTGGACCGAAGTGAAGCCAGGCACCGATCTGGTCGAATTCCCGGACGGCAAGCAGATCATCGTGCTGGCCAAGGGCCGCCTGGTGAACCTGGGCTGCGCCACCGGCCACCCCAGCTTCGTCATGTCGGCCAGCTTCACCAACCAGACGCTGGCGCAGATCGAACTGTTCACCAAGAGCGAGCAGTACAAGAACGAAGTCTATGTCCTGCCCAAGCACCTGGATGAAAAGGTTGCGGCGCTGCATCTGGACAAACTGGGTGTCCAGCTGACCAAGCTCAGCGAAAAGCAGGCCAAGTACATCGGTGTGCCGGAAGCCGGTCCGTTCAAGCCGGATCACTACCGCTACTGA
- a CDS encoding peroxiredoxin, translating to MTIAVGDKLPDVKLVKATENGPEAVQSAEYFKGKRVALFSVPGAFTPTCSAKHLPGFVEKADELKAKGIDEIVGTAVNDPFVMGAWNKASGSSDITMLADGNADFAKAVGLTMDGSGFGLGLRGQRFSMVVNDGVVEQLHVEAPGEFKVSSAEHLLENL from the coding sequence ATGACGATTGCTGTTGGCGACAAGCTGCCCGACGTGAAGCTGGTCAAGGCGACCGAGAACGGTCCCGAAGCCGTCCAGTCGGCTGAATATTTCAAGGGCAAGCGCGTGGCGCTGTTCTCCGTCCCCGGTGCCTTCACGCCGACCTGCTCGGCTAAGCACCTGCCGGGCTTCGTCGAAAAGGCTGACGAACTAAAGGCCAAGGGCATCGACGAAATCGTCGGTACTGCAGTCAACGATCCCTTCGTGATGGGTGCCTGGAACAAGGCTTCGGGATCGTCGGACATCACCATGCTGGCCGATGGCAACGCCGATTTCGCCAAGGCCGTGGGCCTGACGATGGACGGTTCGGGCTTTGGCCTGGGCCTGCGCGGCCAGCGTTTCTCCATGGTCGTCAATGACGGCGTGGTTGAGCAGCTGCACGTCGAAGCCCCGGGCGAGTTCAAGGTCAGCTCGGCCGAACACCTGCTCGAAAACCTCTAA
- a CDS encoding Flp family type IVb pilin, translated as MKFINKLFRDEAGATAIEYGLIAALIAVAAITAMQGLGNELKTTFNTAGDSMATANGSAGA; from the coding sequence ATGAAGTTCATCAACAAGCTGTTCCGTGACGAAGCTGGTGCCACCGCGATCGAATACGGCCTCATCGCCGCTCTCATCGCCGTTGCTGCGATCACTGCCATGCAGGGTCTGGGTAACGAACTGAAGACCACCTTCAACACTGCCGGTGACAGCATGGCGACCGCCAACGGTTCGGCTGGCGCCTAA
- the folE gene encoding GTP cyclohydrolase I FolE has product MGCDHEPELDENGKLPVPPEVQEAIRTLIRWSGDDPQREGLIDTPSRVARAWKEYCQGYGEDPAYHLSRQFEEVGGYDELVLLKDIPFQSHCEHHMAPITGKAAIAYMPKDRVVGISKLARVLHAFARRLQIQERLTAEVAQCIWDNLHPHGVAVVIEAQHGCMTGRGVRTPGVGMVTSRLMGCFLDDNRSRKEVLSLMGY; this is encoded by the coding sequence ATGGGATGCGATCATGAGCCCGAGCTGGACGAGAACGGCAAGCTGCCGGTACCGCCCGAAGTGCAGGAAGCAATCCGTACCCTGATCCGCTGGTCGGGCGATGATCCGCAGCGCGAAGGCCTGATCGATACACCATCGCGCGTCGCGCGCGCCTGGAAGGAGTACTGCCAGGGCTATGGCGAGGATCCAGCCTATCACCTCTCGCGCCAGTTCGAGGAAGTGGGTGGCTATGACGAGCTGGTGCTGCTGAAGGATATCCCCTTCCAGTCGCACTGCGAGCACCATATGGCGCCGATCACCGGCAAGGCTGCGATTGCCTATATGCCAAAGGATCGCGTGGTCGGAATTTCGAAGCTGGCCCGCGTGCTCCACGCCTTCGCCCGGCGCCTGCAGATCCAGGAGCGGCTGACCGCCGAAGTCGCCCAGTGCATCTGGGATAACCTTCACCCGCACGGCGTGGCCGTGGTGATCGAGGCGCAGCACGGCTGCATGACTGGCCGCGGCGTGCGCACGCCGGGGGTGGGGATGGTCACCAGCCGGCTGATGGGGTGCTTCCTGGATGACAACCGCAGCCGCAAGGAAGTGCTGAGCCTGATGGGCTACTGA
- a CDS encoding PaaI family thioesterase, translated as MTALVPVMTVGELSDFFVQAFPVGDHDRLGRIDSIEPGFVRLALEPDSSNLRPGGIVSGPTQMGLVDRAAYAVILAHIGPVAMAVTSNLNMSFLRAVKQQTVWCDAVLLKLGKRLATVDCRLWQDDPANVVGQAVVTYAIPG; from the coding sequence ATGACTGCCTTGGTGCCCGTGATGACAGTCGGGGAGCTGTCGGACTTCTTCGTACAGGCCTTTCCGGTTGGGGATCATGACCGGCTGGGGCGAATCGATAGCATCGAGCCTGGCTTTGTCCGGCTGGCGCTGGAGCCTGACAGCAGCAACCTGCGCCCCGGCGGGATCGTCTCGGGTCCAACCCAGATGGGGCTGGTCGATCGGGCAGCCTATGCGGTGATCCTGGCGCATATCGGCCCGGTCGCCATGGCGGTAACCAGCAACCTCAACATGAGCTTTCTGCGCGCGGTCAAGCAGCAGACGGTATGGTGCGATGCCGTGCTGCTTAAGCTGGGCAAGCGGCTGGCGACGGTCGATTGCCGGCTGTGGCAGGATGACCCGGCCAACGTGGTCGGGCAGGCGGTCGTGACCTACGCCATTCCCGGGTGA